The genomic stretch CGGCTTCAAGACCAATATTTTCCAGACCCAGTTTGTCAGTGTTACCGGTGCGTCCGTTTGCGTACAACAGCGCGTCAGCTTTCACTTTCTTACCGGATTTCAGGTGCATGATCACGCCGTCTTCCACGCCTTCAATCATCTCGAACTCTTCGTTGTGGCGGATGACCACACCGTTATTCCAGAAGTGATAAGACAGCGCGTCTGACATTTCCTGATCGAGGAAAGACAGCAACCGGTCGCGGGTGTTGATTAAGTCCACTTTCACGTTTAAACCACGGAAGATAGAGGCATATTCGCAGCCGATAACGCCCGCGCCATAAATAATGACGTGGCGGGGTTCGTGGCTCAGTTCAAGGATCAGGTCGCTGTCATAAATGCGCGGATGACCAAAATCGACGTTGGCCGGTCGGTAAGGGCGGGAACCACAGGCAATCACGATGTTGTCAGCGGTGATTTGTTCGTGCGTGTTATCGGCGTAGCGGATGTCGATGGTATTGGCATCGACAAAACTGGCATCGCCGGAGAAGAGCTGGCACTGGTTTCTTTCGTAGAAACCCTGACGCATGCGGGTTTGCTGATTAATGACGGAATCTGCGTGACGCAAAATATCCGGAAAACTGGAGCTCAGGGTGCGGGAGTTATCACTGTAGAGCGGGTTTTGGTTAAATTCGATGATTCTGCTGACGGCGTGACGCAGTGCTTTGGAAGGGATGGTTCCCCAGTGAGTACAGCCGCCACCGACGTTGTTATAGCGTTCGATGACAGCAACACGGGCGCCTTGTTTAACCAGTCCCATCGCGGCGCCTTCTCCGCCAGGGCCTGAGCCAATGATGATGGCATCAAAATGTGAGTGCTGTGGCATAGTTCGAAACCTATTTTTATACAAAATCACAACGAGAAAGTAACATATTACACCTATTTACCGCTCATGCAGTTGTCATTTAATGGTAATGCAGCAACATTCTGACCCACATTATGCTGTGGTATCTATAACTCCGCCCGGTAAAAATTTTGGTATAGTGAAGCAACAACGGGCGAATAATTAATAAGAAGAACATTATCCGGATGAATGTAATGGGCGTAAGAGCACAACAAAAAGAGCGCACGCGTCGCTCACTGGTTGAAGCGGCTTTTAGCCAGCTCAGTGCCGAGCGTAGCTTTGCCAGTCTGAGTTTGCGTGAGGTTTCTCGTGAAGCAGGCATTGCGCCGACGTCCTTTTACAGGCATTTCCGTGACGTGGATGAACTGGGTCTGACGATGGTTGATGAGAGCGGTTTAATGCTGCGTCAGCTGATGCGCCAGGCGCGTCAGCGTATTGCCAAAGGCGGCAGCGTGATCCGCACGTCCGTATCGACGTTCATGGAGTTCATCGGCAACAACCCCAACGCCTTTCGTTTGCTGTTGCGTGAACGTTCCGGCACGTCGTCGGCGTTTCGTGCGGCTGTAGCCCGTGAAATTCAGCATTTTATTGCGGAACTTGCTGACTATCTGCAACTCGAAAACCATATGCCGCGCAGTTTTACCGAAGCGCAGGCCGAAGCGATGGTGATTATTGTTTTCAACGCCGGTGCGGAAGCGCTGGACGTGGATATCGCACAACGCCGCCAGCTGGAAGAGCGTCTGGTGTTGCAGCTGCGTATGATCTCTAAAGGTGCGTATTACTGGTATCGCCGGCAACAGGAAAGAACGGCGGTCACTCCCATTCACACGAAGACCCGAGGTAAAGAAGATGACCGAACAAGCGAACCAGGATAATGGCACTCTGGTTTTGGCTTTGATTGCCGGGCTGTCTATTAATGGCACTTTCGATGCGTTATTCAGCTCCGTCGTCGCGTTTTCGATATTCCCGATAATCGCGCTGGTGTTATCGGTGTACTGCCTGCATGTTCGCTACCACAAAGGCGAAATGCCGAAAGGTTTGCCGGTTCTTGCTGCGGCCTGTTTCCTGCTCGGATTGCTGCTCTACAGCGCTTTTGTCCGCGTGGAATACCCGGAATTAGGGTCAAATTCTTTGCCAACGATGATTTGTGTGGCGCTGGTCTTCTGGATAGGTCTCAAGCTGAAGAAACGTAAATCTGCTGCGCAGTAACCTCCTCATTATTTTATAAAATCAGGCAATCCTCGGGTTGCCTTTTTTATATCCTGCGCCCGGCCGCCCCCTTCCTGTTTTCTTCTGTACTCGTCATTTTTATGAACTGTCATTTCATAAATAATAAACCCATGTTCAATATTTAGATGTTGATCGTACACTTCTTTATTTCTTTGCCATAAAGTCTGTCTGAGTGGCAAAAATCAAAAGGTTTTCATCCGGGCTCCTCGCTAATTTGAATCATGGGCAGACGAAACATTTTCGTTCGCATTCAGCCTACGCCTATAGGTGATTTAACAGAGGCAAGACGGCAATGAAAACACGTAAGATCGGATTCTTTAATTACATCGCCTACGGTTCTGGCGATTTTCTGGGGGCGGGCACCACGGCCCTGACCGCGGCGTGGTTGCTCTACTTCTACACCACGTTTTGTGGCCTCTCGCCCATCGAAGCGACTTTTAT from Rahnella sikkimica encodes the following:
- the fabR gene encoding HTH-type transcriptional repressor FabR, producing MGVRAQQKERTRRSLVEAAFSQLSAERSFASLSLREVSREAGIAPTSFYRHFRDVDELGLTMVDESGLMLRQLMRQARQRIAKGGSVIRTSVSTFMEFIGNNPNAFRLLLRERSGTSSAFRAAVAREIQHFIAELADYLQLENHMPRSFTEAQAEAMVIIVFNAGAEALDVDIAQRRQLEERLVLQLRMISKGAYYWYRRQQERTAVTPIHTKTRGKEDDRTSEPG
- a CDS encoding YijD family membrane protein, with amino-acid sequence MTEQANQDNGTLVLALIAGLSINGTFDALFSSVVAFSIFPIIALVLSVYCLHVRYHKGEMPKGLPVLAAACFLLGLLLYSAFVRVEYPELGSNSLPTMICVALVFWIGLKLKKRKSAAQ
- the sthA gene encoding Si-specific NAD(P)(+) transhydrogenase; its protein translation is MPQHSHFDAIIIGSGPGGEGAAMGLVKQGARVAVIERYNNVGGGCTHWGTIPSKALRHAVSRIIEFNQNPLYSDNSRTLSSSFPDILRHADSVINQQTRMRQGFYERNQCQLFSGDASFVDANTIDIRYADNTHEQITADNIVIACGSRPYRPANVDFGHPRIYDSDLILELSHEPRHVIIYGAGVIGCEYASIFRGLNVKVDLINTRDRLLSFLDQEMSDALSYHFWNNGVVIRHNEEFEMIEGVEDGVIMHLKSGKKVKADALLYANGRTGNTDKLGLENIGLEADSRGLLKVNSMYQTALSHIYAVGDVIGYPSLASAAYDQGRIAAQAMIQGEAKVHLIENIPTGIYTIPEISSVGKTEQELTSMKVPYEVGRAQFKHLARAQIAGMNVGSLKLLFHRDTKEILGIHCFGERAAEIIHIGQAIMEQKGEGNTIDYFVNTTFNYPTMAEAYRVAALNGLNRLF